Proteins encoded within one genomic window of Nonomuraea gerenzanensis:
- a CDS encoding RraA family protein, translating to MNTNMQETYETMLGPAQSSPFVRPTERMVAALGGVSAATACAKLHQLGITRTFIDGPVPLHREPDVRVTGGAVTLQFLPQREDVFSGGEQEDAERRTALWAVLETIRPGDVLVVSAQASHFTGCLGDMLVRYFKLRGGAGIVVDGRVRDAARVRALGVPIWCTGVTPHYASQTELFPSAFNVPVGVGGALVTPGDLIVADEDGAVVVPQRSAVALAEDSLLHQDREEFARRRLDEGGRLSDYYPLTGAGLEEYLASRDAG from the coding sequence GTGAACACGAACATGCAGGAGACCTACGAGACGATGCTGGGGCCGGCGCAGTCCTCGCCCTTCGTCCGGCCGACCGAGCGGATGGTGGCGGCACTCGGCGGCGTGAGCGCGGCCACCGCCTGCGCCAAGCTGCACCAGCTGGGCATCACCCGCACCTTCATCGACGGGCCCGTGCCGCTGCACCGCGAGCCGGACGTCCGCGTCACCGGGGGAGCGGTCACGCTGCAGTTCCTCCCGCAGCGGGAGGACGTCTTCTCCGGCGGCGAGCAGGAGGACGCCGAGCGCAGGACCGCGCTGTGGGCGGTGCTGGAGACCATCAGGCCCGGTGACGTGCTCGTCGTGTCGGCGCAGGCCAGCCACTTCACCGGCTGCCTCGGCGACATGCTGGTCCGCTACTTCAAGCTGCGCGGCGGCGCGGGCATCGTGGTGGACGGGCGGGTGCGCGACGCCGCCCGCGTGCGCGCCCTGGGCGTGCCGATCTGGTGCACGGGGGTGACGCCGCACTACGCGTCGCAGACCGAGCTGTTCCCGTCGGCGTTCAACGTGCCGGTGGGCGTGGGCGGCGCGCTGGTGACGCCCGGCGACCTCATCGTCGCCGACGAGGACGGCGCGGTCGTCGTGCCGCAGCGCAGCGCCGTCGCGCTGGCCGAGGACTCCCTGCTGCACCAGGACCGCGAGGAGTTCGCCCGGCGGCGGCTGGACGAGGGCGGGCGGCTGTCCGACTACTACCCGCTGACCGGGGCCGGGCTGGAGGAGTACCTGGCCTCCCGGGACGCGGGCTGA